The genomic segment ACGCTCAGCTGGAACAGCGCGCCACCGGAGAAGAGGTTCAGCAGGGTGAAGACGTCCTGCGTACCGCCGGACTTCGACGCGATGCCGATGCAGGTCTGCACGTTGGTGTACGACACGCCCGGACTCGGCAGCGCGGCCCCGAGCCGGAAGATGGCCAGGATGAAGACCGTGAACAGCAGTTTCTTGCGCAGGTCAGGCGTTCTGAACGCACTGACAAAGGCGGAGAGCAACTGTTCCTCCTGCGCAGACTGACCGCCGACGCGGCGGTGCGTGTCGAGACCTTCGCCCACGGCATGGCCGGGGTCCGGGGGCGACTCTAACAGTACGGGCGTTTACGGCGGTATCCGTGCCGGGCACTTCCGCACCGACATGAGACCGCGCCGTTGTGAAGCCCCTGGTGAGGCTCACAACGGCGCGGCAAAATGCTTCACTTACAGCTCGGTGACCGAACCGCCGGCGGCGGCGATCTTCTCCTTGGCGGAGCCGCTGAACGCGTGCGCCCGCACCTGGAGCTTGACGCCACCGAGGTCGCCGGAACCCAGCACCTTCACCGGCTCGCCGGCACGCACCGCGCCCGCCTTCGCCAGCTCGACCGGGCCGATCTCGCCGCCGTTCGGGAACAGCGCGGCCAGCCGGTCCAGGTTGACCACCTGGTAGGTGACCTTGAACCGGTTCTTGAAGCCCTTCAGCTTCGGCAGCCGCATGTGGATGGGCATCTGCCCACCCTCGAAGTACGCCGGCACGTTCTTCCGGGCCTTGGTGCCCTTCGTACCGCGGCCGGCGGTCTTGCCCTTCGAGCCCTCACCGCGGCCGACCCGCACCTTCGCGGTCTTCGCACCCGGAGCCGGGCGCAGGTGATGCACCTTGAGCGCCATCGCTACTCCACCTCCTCAACCTGCACGAGGTGGGTCACGGTACGGACCATGCCCCGGATCTCCGGACGGTCCTCCTTGACCACCACGTCGTTGATCCGCTTCAGGCCGAGGCTGCGCAGCGTCTCGCGCTGGTTCTGCTTCGACCCGATCACGGACCGGACCTGGGTGACCTTCAGGCGTGCCATGTCATGTCTCCCGTTCAGCTCGCCAGGCCCGCACGGGTCCGCAGCATCGCGGTTGGAGCCACGTCCTCCAGCGGCAGGCCACGGCGCGCGGCCACCTGCTCCGGAGACTCCAGGCCCTTCAGGGCTGCCACGGTGGCGTGCACGATGTTGATCGGGTTGGACGAACCCAGGCTCTTGGACAGCACGTCGTGGATACCGGCGCACTCCAGCACGGCACGCACCGGGCCGCCCGCGATCACCCCGGTACCGGCGCTGGCCGGCTTCAGCATCACGACGCCGGCCGCATCCTCGCCGATCACCGGGTGGGTGATCGTCGCACCGATGCGCGGCACCTTGAAGAAGTGCTTCTTGGCCTCCTCGACGCCCTTGGCGATCGCCGCGGGCACCTCCTTGGCCTTTCCATATCCGACACCGACGGTGCCGTCGCCGTCGCCCACCACGACCAGCGCGGTGAAGCTGAAGCGTCGACCACCTCGCACGACCTTGGCGACGCGGTTGATCTTGACGAGCCGCTCGAGGTGCGGTGTCTTCTCCGCGGCCGCGCCGCCACGGCCGCCATCCCGGCGATCCCGGCGGTTATCGCCGGATCCGCCACGGCGCTGCGGACCTGCCATCAGGCGCTACCTTTCTTAAGTCCCTCGTCACCGGACCGGTCGGGCCCGATGCTGGTCGGTTTCCTAGAACTCCAAGCCACCGGACCGAGCGGCGTCGGCAAGCGCGGCAACCCGACCGTGGTAGGCGTTGCCGCCCCGGTCGAAGACCACCTTGGTCACACCCGCGCCCTTCGCCCGCTCGGCGAGCAGCTCGCCGACCTTGCGGGCCTGGTCCTTCTTGTCGCCATCGGCGCTGCGCAGGGTGCCATCGAGCGTCGACGCCGCGACCAGCGTGTGGCCCTTGGTGTCGTCGATGACCTGCGCGTAGATGTGCCGCAGCGAACGGGTCACGACCAGCCGAGGACGAACCTCGGTGCCGGTCACCCGCTTGCGCACCCGGAAGTGCCGACGGTTCCGGGAAATCCGGCGCGCCGCCGCACCGCCCTTCGCCGAGTTGCGGTTGGCCAGTGTGGCAGCCATTACTTACCCGCCTTTCCAGCCTTGCGACGAACGTTCTCGCCCTGGTACCGCACACCCTTGCCCTTGTACGGCTCCGGCGGCCGGATCTTGCGGATGTTCGCCGCGATCTCACCGACCTGCTGCTTGTCGATGCCCGAGACCGTCAGCTGGGTCGGCTTCTGCACGCTGAACGTGATGCCGGCCGGCGCCGAAACCACGACCGGGTGCGAGAACCCGAGCGCGAACTCCAGGTCCTGGCCCTTGGCCTGCACCCGGTAACCGGTGCCCTGGATCTCCAGCACCTTCTCGTATCCGGTCGTCACACCGACGACCAGGTTGTTCACCAGCGTCCGGCACAGCCCGTGCAGGGCGCGCGAACGACGCTCGTCGTTCGGCCGCTCCACGTAGATGGTGCCGTCTTCGACGCGTGCGGTGATCGGTTCGACGAGCGTGTGCGACAGCTCGCCCTTCGGGCCCTTGACCGCGACCGTGGCGCCGTCGATCTTGACGTCCACACCGGCCGGGACCGGGATCGGCTTACGTCCAATCCGAGACATGGCTCAGCAACTCCCTTACCAGACGTAGGCGAGGACTTCCCCGCCCACGCCGCGCTTGCGAGCCTGCCTGTCGGTCAGCAGCCCCTGCGACGTCGAGATGATCGCGACGCCCAGACCGCCGAGCACCCGGGGCAGCTCGTCTGCCTTCGCATACACCCGCAGGCCCGGCTTGGAGACCCGACGGATACCGGCGAGGCTGCGCTCCCGGTTCTGGCCGAACTTCAGCTCGACGCTCAGCTTCTTGCCGACGGTACCCTCGGCCGGTTCCTCGACGGACCAGCCCGTGACGTAGCCCTCCTGCTTGAGGACCTCGGCGATGTTCGCCTTGATCTTCGAGTAGGGCATCGCCACGACATCGTGGTATGCCTGGTTGCCGTTACGCAGACGGGTCAACATGTCTGCGATCGGATCGGTCATCGTCATGTGATGTGGTGCCTTCCTCGCCCCGGTTCCCGCCTCACGGGCCTGTGGCGTTGCTTATCCAGCGTCGGCTGTTACCAGGACGCCTTGGACACACCGGGAAGCTCGCCGCGGTGCGCCATCTCACGGATGCACACCCGGCACAGCCCGAACTTGCGGTAGACCGCCCGCGGGCGACCGCAACGCTGGCAGCGAGTGTACGCACGCGCGGAGAACTTCGGCTTCCGCGCCGCCTTGATGACTAGCGCCTTCTTGGCCATGTCAGTTCTCCTTGAACGGGAAGCCCAGCAGCCGCAACAGGTGCCGGCCCTCCTCGTCGGTCGTTGCGGACGTCACCACGGTGATGTCCATACCGCGCACACGGTCGATCTTGTCCTGGTCGATCTCGTGGAAGACCGACTGCTCGGTGAGACCGAACGTGTAGTTGCCGTGCCCGTCGAACTGCTTCGCCGACAGGCCGCGGAAGTCACGGATGCGCGGGAGCGAGATCGACAGCAGCCGGTCCAGGAACTCCCACATCCGGTCGCCGCGCAGCGTCACCTTCGCGCCGATCGGCATCCCCTCACGCAGCTTGAACTGCGCGATCGACTTCTTCGCCCGACGCACCAGCGGCTTCTGGCCGGTGATCGCGGTCAGGTCGCGCACCGCACCGTCGATCAGCTTGGCGTCCCGGGCCGCGTCGCCGACACCCATGTTGACGACGATCTTCACCAGACCGGGAACCGTCATCGGGTTGGTGTAGCCGAACTTCTCGACCATCCCGCCCGCGATCTCCGCCCGGTACCGCTCCTTCAGGCGCGGGGTGACCTTCTCATCAGTTGCCGTCGACATCACAGGTCCTTCTTGGAGCGCCGGGAGATCCGCACGTTGCGCCCGGACTCGTCCTTGCGGTAACCCACACGGGTCGCGTTCCCGTCGCCGTCGACCACCATCACGTTGCTGACGTGGATCGACGCCTCCTGGGTGACGATGCCACCACTCTGGGAACCGCGCTGGGACGTCTGGATCTTCGTGTGCTTCTTGACTCGGTTCACGCCCTCGACGAGAACCCGGTTCTGCTCCGGGTAGGCCGCAATGACCTTGCCCTTCGCGCCCCGGTCCTTGCCGGCGATGACGAGGACCGTGTCGCCCTTTTTGACCTTCATGGTCCTACAACACCTCCGGTGCCAGGGAGATGATCTTCATGAACTTCTTGTCGCGCAGTTCCCGGCCGACCGGCCCGAAGATGCGGGTACCCCGAGGGTCCCCGCCGTCCCGGATCAGGACCGCTGCGTTCTCGTCGAAGCGGATGTACGAGCCATCCGGCCGGCGCTTCTCCTTGGCGGTGCGGACGACGACGGCCTTGACCACGTCGCCCTTCTTCACACCGGCGCCCGGGATCGCGTCCTTGACGGTGGCCACGATGACGTCGCCGATGCTCGCGTAGCGCCGACCGGAGCCGCCGAGCACCCGGATGCACAGAATCTGCCTGGCACCCGTGTTGTCGGCGACGCGCAGTCGCGACTCCTGCTGAATCACGTCAACTCCTGATGTCTGCCGGTCCTCCGCTGACGCGAAGCCTGGCGGAACGTCCCGCCGCAGCCCGTTTCCGGGTCACGGCGGCTCGCTTTACTTGGCCTTCTCCAGGATCTCGACGATCCGCCACCGCTTCGTCGCCGACTGCGGACGCGTCTCCATCAGACGCACCCGGTCGCCGACACCGCACTGGTTCTGCTCGTCGTGCGCCTTGAGCTTGTTGGTCCGTCGCATGACCTTGCCGTAGAGCGGGTGCTTGACCCGGTCTTCCACGGCGACCACGACGGTCTTGTCCATCTTGTCGCTGACCACCAGGCCCTCACGGACCTTGCGGCGGCCACGCTGCTCTGTCGTCTGCTCGCTCATCACGCAACCTCGCTGGGCGCAGCGCTGAGGCCGAGCTCGCGCTCACGCATGATCGTGTAGATCCGGGCGATCTCCCGGCGTACCACCTGGAGCCGACGGTTGTTGTCCAGCTGCCCGGTGGCACCCTGCACGCGGAGGTTGAACAGCTCCGCCTTGGCCTCGCCGAGCTTCGTCGCGAGCTCCTCGTCGCCGAGCTCGCGCAGCTCACCGGAAGGCGTACCAGCCGCCATCAGACCTCACCCACTTCGCGCTTCACGATCCGGCACTTCATCGGAAGCTTGTGGATCGCGCGGGTCAGCGCCTCACGCGCTACCGCTTCGTTCGGGAACGACAGCTCGAACATCACCCGGCCGGGCTTGACGTTGGCGACCCACCACTCGGGCGAACCCTTACCGGAACCCATCCGGGTTTCGGCCGGCTTCTTCGTCAGCGCCTGGTCCGGGAAGATCGTGATCCAGACCTTGCCGCCACGCTTGATGTGCCGGGTCATGGCGATACGCGCGGCCTCGATCTGCCGGTTCGTCACGTACGCCGGCTCCAGCGCCTGGATGCCGAACTCACCGAACGCCACCCGGGTACCGCCCTTGGACTTGCCGCGGCGCGTCGGGTGATGCGGCTTCCGGAAGCCCTTCGGGGCTTACGCGGAATCAGCATTGCTCAGCCCTCCTGACTCTTCTCGGCCGCGGGGGCCGTCGACGTTGCAGCCGGCTCGGGCGCCGGGCGACCACCATGACGCTCGGCCGCAGCCGCGCGACCCGCCTCGGTACCGCCGGCGGTCGTGCCGGACGAACCCGAACGGGTGCGCCGCGGACGGTCGTTGCGGTCCCGACGCGGACGACCGGACGGAACCTCCGGCTGCTCGCGACCGGGCACGGCCTCGCCCTTGTAGATCCAGACCTTCACACCGATCCGGCCGAAGGTCGTCCGGGCCTCGAAGAAGCCGTAGTCGATGTTGGCGCGCAGCGTGTGCAGCGGCACCCGACCCTCGCGGTAGAACTCCGAGCGGGACATCTCGGCGCCGCCGAGGCGGCCGCCGCACTGCACCCGGATGCCCTTGACCAGCGGGTTGCGCATGGCCGACTGGATCGCCTTGCGCATCGCCCGCCGGAACGCGACCCGCTGGGCCAGCTGCTCGGCGATGCCCTGCGCGACGAGCTGCGCGTCCGACTCGGGGTTCTTGACCTCGAGGATGTTGAGCTGGATCTGCTTCTTCGTCAGCTTCTCCAGCTCACCGCGGATGCGGTCCGCCTCGGCGCCCTTGCGGCCGATGACGATGCCGGGCCGCGCGGAGTGGATGTCGACGCGGACCCGGTCCCGGGTGCGCTCGATGTCGACCCGGGAGATACCGGCCCGCTCCAGGCCACCGGAGATCATCCGACGGATCTTGACATCCTCGGCGACGTAGTCCTTGTACAGCTTGTCCGCGTACCACCGGGAGGTCCAGTCGGTGCTGATACCGAGCCGGAACCCGTGCGGGTGGACCTTCTGACCCATTACTCCGCGCTCTCCTTCTCGCCGGCCGACGCGTTCTTCTCCGCGGAGGCCGTCGTAGCTGCCGACGTCGTGGCTTCTGCCGCCGCGGCCGTCGTAGCCTCGCCCTCGGCGCTCGCCGCCGGCTCGGCCGCCTTCTTCGCCGGCGCGGCCTTCTTCGCCGCCGCCTTCTTGGCGCCCTTCCGGTCCGCCGGCGCCGCCTGCACGCTCTCCACCACGATCGTGATGTGGCAGGTGCGCTTGCGGATCCGGTACGCCCGACCCTGGGCACGCGGACGGAAGCGCCGCAGTGTCGGCCCCTCGTCGACGTACGCCTCGCTGATGAGCAACGAATCCGGGTCCAGCCGCTCGTTGTTCTCGGCGTTGGCGATCGCGGAGGCAACCACCTTGTAGACCGGCTCGCTGGCTGCCTGGGGGGCGAACTTGAGCACCGTGAGGGCCTCCTTCGCGGACATCCCGCGAACGAGGTTGACCACACGGCGCGCCTTCATCGGCGAGGTGCGCACGTGTCGCGCAACCGCCCGCGCGCCGGGAGGCGCAGTAGCGTCGCCCTTAGTTGGCATCGCTGTCCCCTTGCTCGTTTCCTCGTATCGATTCGTACGTCAGCGTCATTGGGCGACCCGCAGGTCAGCGACGCCGGCTCTTCCTGTCGTCCTTCTCGTGACCCTTGAACGTCCGGGTCAACGCGAACTCGCCGAGCTTGTGCCCGACCATCGCCTCGGTGATGAACACCGGGATGTGCTTGCGGCCGTTGTGCACCGCGATCGTGTGGCCGAGCATCTCGGGCGTGATCGTGGACCGGCGAGACCAGGTCTTGATGACGTTCTTGGTGCCCTTGTCGTTCTGGA from the Actinocatenispora thailandica genome contains:
- the rpmC gene encoding 50S ribosomal protein L29, which encodes MAAGTPSGELRELGDEELATKLGEAKAELFNLRVQGATGQLDNNRRLQVVRREIARIYTIMRERELGLSAAPSEVA
- the rpsH gene encoding 30S ribosomal protein S8; this encodes MTMTDPIADMLTRLRNGNQAYHDVVAMPYSKIKANIAEVLKQEGYVTGWSVEEPAEGTVGKKLSVELKFGQNRERSLAGIRRVSKPGLRVYAKADELPRVLGGLGVAIISTSQGLLTDRQARKRGVGGEVLAYVW
- the rpsS gene encoding 30S ribosomal protein S19, whose protein sequence is MPRSLKKGPFVDDHLMKKVEVQNDKGTKNVIKTWSRRSTITPEMLGHTIAVHNGRKHIPVFITEAMVGHKLGEFALTRTFKGHEKDDRKSRRR
- the rpmD gene encoding 50S ribosomal protein L30 yields the protein MARLKVTQVRSVIGSKQNQRETLRSLGLKRINDVVVKEDRPEIRGMVRTVTHLVQVEEVE
- a CDS encoding type Z 30S ribosomal protein S14, which encodes MAKKALVIKAARKPKFSARAYTRCQRCGRPRAVYRKFGLCRVCIREMAHRGELPGVSKASW
- the rplE gene encoding 50S ribosomal protein L5, coding for MSTATDEKVTPRLKERYRAEIAGGMVEKFGYTNPMTVPGLVKIVVNMGVGDAARDAKLIDGAVRDLTAITGQKPLVRRAKKSIAQFKLREGMPIGAKVTLRGDRMWEFLDRLLSISLPRIRDFRGLSAKQFDGHGNYTFGLTEQSVFHEIDQDKIDRVRGMDITVVTSATTDEEGRHLLRLLGFPFKEN
- the rpsE gene encoding 30S ribosomal protein S5, which translates into the protein MAGPQRRGGSGDNRRDRRDGGRGGAAAEKTPHLERLVKINRVAKVVRGGRRFSFTALVVVGDGDGTVGVGYGKAKEVPAAIAKGVEEAKKHFFKVPRIGATITHPVIGEDAAGVVMLKPASAGTGVIAGGPVRAVLECAGIHDVLSKSLGSSNPINIVHATVAALKGLESPEQVAARRGLPLEDVAPTAMLRTRAGLAS
- the rplN gene encoding 50S ribosomal protein L14, which encodes MIQQESRLRVADNTGARQILCIRVLGGSGRRYASIGDVIVATVKDAIPGAGVKKGDVVKAVVVRTAKEKRRPDGSYIRFDENAAVLIRDGGDPRGTRIFGPVGRELRDKKFMKIISLAPEVL
- the rplX gene encoding 50S ribosomal protein L24, whose protein sequence is MKVKKGDTVLVIAGKDRGAKGKVIAAYPEQNRVLVEGVNRVKKHTKIQTSQRGSQSGGIVTQEASIHVSNVMVVDGDGNATRVGYRKDESGRNVRISRRSKKDL
- the rplR gene encoding 50S ribosomal protein L18, with amino-acid sequence MAATLANRNSAKGGAAARRISRNRRHFRVRKRVTGTEVRPRLVVTRSLRHIYAQVIDDTKGHTLVAASTLDGTLRSADGDKKDQARKVGELLAERAKGAGVTKVVFDRGGNAYHGRVAALADAARSGGLEF
- the rpsQ gene encoding 30S ribosomal protein S17: MSEQTTEQRGRRKVREGLVVSDKMDKTVVVAVEDRVKHPLYGKVMRRTNKLKAHDEQNQCGVGDRVRLMETRPQSATKRWRIVEILEKAK
- the rplO gene encoding 50S ribosomal protein L15, whose translation is MALKVHHLRPAPGAKTAKVRVGRGEGSKGKTAGRGTKGTKARKNVPAYFEGGQMPIHMRLPKLKGFKNRFKVTYQVVNLDRLAALFPNGGEIGPVELAKAGAVRAGEPVKVLGSGDLGGVKLQVRAHAFSGSAKEKIAAAGGSVTEL
- the rplF gene encoding 50S ribosomal protein L6, producing MSRIGRKPIPVPAGVDVKIDGATVAVKGPKGELSHTLVEPITARVEDGTIYVERPNDERRSRALHGLCRTLVNNLVVGVTTGYEKVLEIQGTGYRVQAKGQDLEFALGFSHPVVVSAPAGITFSVQKPTQLTVSGIDKQQVGEIAANIRKIRPPEPYKGKGVRYQGENVRRKAGKAGK
- the rpsC gene encoding 30S ribosomal protein S3, which codes for MGQKVHPHGFRLGISTDWTSRWYADKLYKDYVAEDVKIRRMISGGLERAGISRVDIERTRDRVRVDIHSARPGIVIGRKGAEADRIRGELEKLTKKQIQLNILEVKNPESDAQLVAQGIAEQLAQRVAFRRAMRKAIQSAMRNPLVKGIRVQCGGRLGGAEMSRSEFYREGRVPLHTLRANIDYGFFEARTTFGRIGVKVWIYKGEAVPGREQPEVPSGRPRRDRNDRPRRTRSGSSGTTAGGTEAGRAAAAERHGGRPAPEPAATSTAPAAEKSQEG